The following nucleotide sequence is from Methylocystis iwaonis.
ACGGCCGCCGAAGCGATGCAAGCGGCGGCTGCGGCCGACCCGGCGCCGATCACATCCATCATCGCGCCCGACACGACCTGGCCCGTTTGGATTGCGATTCATGCGCACGGCAAGGGGCCTCATTCGGACCTCTGGACCACGATGATCGACCCTTCGAATGGCGCGGTCCTCGGGAGGCGCGACTATACGAACGCGTTCGTGTTCACGATCTACCGATTGCACTCCTCGCTATTGCTGCGCGAGTGGTGGGGGAGGGAGCTCGTCGGCGTCCTGGGTCTCTGTCTGCTCTGCTCGGCCCTGTCGGGGCTATACTTATGGTGGCCGCGGCCGGGGCGCGTCTGGCGCTCGATGTCTCTCCGCAAAGGCGTTTCGCCGCAGCGCTTTGTCGTGGACATTCACAATGCGGCCGGCGCGTGGACTTTGCCTGCGCTGGCGATGATTGCAGCTACCGGCGTGGGAATCGTTTTTCCCGACGTCATGCGGCCGGTGATCGGCCTGATCTCGATCGCCACGCCCTATCCCTCGCCGAAGGTCGCAACGCCGCTGGACAAGAACGCGCGCAAACTTTCCGCTGATCAAATCCTCGAGCGCGCGCGCGCCGCGCAACCGGGTGCAAACATCGCGCTCCTCAATCCTCCGACCGAATCGCGCAACACCTGGCGAGTGTTGTTCCGTCCGGCTGGAGCCGATCCGGCCCTGCGTTCACGGGGGGCGATTTGGCTCGATCCTTGGACGGGCGACATCGTTCACGCTCGCACCTCGGATGTGATGTCGGCGGGCGATCGATACGTTACAGAGCAGCTCTGGTTGCACAACGGCGCCACTTTCGGAGCGATTGGCCGTCTGGCGGCATTCGTATCGGGATTTGCGCCGCTCGTGCTGTTCGTCACGGGCTTTGTGATGTGGCGAAACAAGAGGCGCGCTCGGAGGCTTGCGAATTCCAACTCGCGTCAACGTGTCTCCGGTAACTTGGGCTCTCTTCCGGACATGCTCTGAGGCGAGCCGGCGAGGGGAGAAGCTTTGCGAGCGGGATAGCATCCGTTTGGAACGGCGGAAAGACGTGGCGCGTGGATTTGGGCGGGAAGAGACGCCCTCGCATTGCGCAATCGATCAATTCCTCCGGCCCTATGCTCATGCCCGGCTGTCGGCTTCCGAGCCGGATCTCGTCGTAGGTGAAGGCGATCACGGGGACCGCGGCGAGCCCCAAATGGATGGCGGCGAGGCGTCGGTGGTGGCCATCCATGACGCAAAGGCTTGTCGCCTCAACACAGATGGGGCGCGTCCATGCCTGCTCGCGCAGGAGGAGACCGATCACATGGCGAACGCGACAACTGTCGGTCTGCTCGTGCGGCTTCAATTCCAAGGGCGAGAGGAGGCGAATGTTCTGCGTTCTCATATGTTCACCTTTCCTTGTCCCCGCCGGCCTGCCGAGCGGGCAGAAATATCCTTTCCGGATGAGCATTGCTGAGGAAATCGTGATGCGAAATGTCCCAGCCATAGGCGCCCGCCAAGAGGAAACAGACGAGATCGCCTATGCGCAAAGTGGAAAGAGGTTCTGCATCGAGCAGCACGTCCTTTGGCGTGCAGAGCTCTCCAGTCACAGTGACCAGGCAATCCGTATGGGCGCGCCTTGGCCATTTCCATGGCCAGTTCTCCCGATTAATGACGATGAATGGGTGCCTGTGGCGCCACGCCGAGGGCAGGCGGAAATGATGGGAACCGCCGCGCAGGAGCGCAAAGGCCTTTCCATGATTCGTTTTGACGTCGACGACCTCGCTCACATAGACAGTGCAATAGGCTGCGACGATCCGCCCACACTCGAATTGAATTTGCGGCACACCCGGTGCCAGCGCGTCACGCAGGCGCCGGGCGAGGCAATCCACATCGAAAAGAGCGTCTATCCTGGCATAGTTGACGCCCCAACCGCCGCCGAGATTCACGACGCGGAGATCGAGCCCGTGACGATCGGCGATGCGCCTCGCTCGCGATAGAGCCTCGAGACAGAAATCTGCATGAGTCTCGGCGTCGAGATTGTTCGATACGGTGTGAAGATGAAATCCGTCGAAGCGCAGATGCGGACAGGCGGCGAGTGCGGCGACGGCTTCGTCGATCTCGGATTCGTCAATTCCGAACTGGGTCGGCCGTCCGCCCATGGTGATCGTCGCGCCGGGAACCGGACCTGACAGATTCACGCGAAGGAGAATGGGAAGCGTCGTATTCCTGGCCTCGGCCACCGCGTTGGCGAGATGGAGAAGATGAATGCTCTCGATATGCACGCGTTCGACGACATGGTCGACGACCGCGGCGAAATCCGTGGCGGTTCTCGCCGGCCCGCCCATGATGATGCGGGCGTCGTCCCCGATCGCCTCGCGCACTTTGCGGATTTCTCCGGCCGAGGCGACCTCGAAGCCGGCGACGATCGGCGCCAATGTTCTCAGTATGGCCGGATCGCTGTTCGCTTTGATCGCATAGAAAAGATCGGCCCCGGGCGGCAGAGCGGATACGAGCCGACGCGCGTGACGATCGAGCGCGTCGAGATCATGGATGAAGGCCGACACCGGCCGGTCGCGGCTGACCAGATGTTCTATCATTTCGAGGGATGGAGCGAAGGCGGTCATTCGTCCTCTATTCTCCTGCTTCCGATTTCTTGCCTGCGGTAGATCTCGCGCCAGAGGCGGTCTTTGGACGAAAGCGCTTGCCGCAGAACGCCACGGTCATTGCCGGCGATGATTCCGAGCGCGCCGTCGCGGAGATGATCGACGACATCCTCGTCGCGCCGCGGAATTGCGAAGAAATAGCGGCCGGTTCGACGGGCGATCGCGGCAAGTTGTCGGTCCGCCGCGCGAACGGACTCCGCTGTGGTCTGCCAGGGGACGCCAATCGACTGAGAGTAATCGGCGGCTCCGAGGAGGAGGCCGTCGAGCCCGGGCAGAGAAGCGATCTCTTCGGCGGCGGCGAGGCCGACTGCATCCTCTATGAGCGCGATCAGGAGCGTTTCCCGATCGAGTTGCCGAAGAAGCGCAGGCAGGTCGCAGTCTCCAAAACGCCCGAGCCGGCCGGCATTCAATCCCCTGTTCCCCAAGGGGGCGTAGCGCGCTCGGCGAATCGCTTCTCTCGCGTCCTCGAGGCTCGAGACGCGCGCGACTACGATGCCGGCCGCTCCCGCGTCCAGGACCGGAAGAATACGTTCGGAGCGCGCATCCGCCACTCGCACCAAAGCGCTTATTCCCGAGCGATCGGCCGCGGCGATCAGCTCCTCCAGCTCCCTTCCGCCGATCAGCGTGTGCTCCAGATCGATCAGAACGAAATCGAATCCTGCGACGGCGGCGATCTCGACGATTTGAGGGGCAGGCAGGGAAAGGAAAAGCCCTCCGGCGGGCTGGCCCTGATCGAGCAGGCTTCGCAGCCTCAGCCGCGCGTTCACGACAACATCCCGACGATGTCGCCGTTCAGACCGACGAGAGGATTGCGTGCGCGCCTTCCCGAAGTGGCGTCTGGCTCCAGACGGCGCCGCGCGAGATCTTCGACAGCGACCGACGGATCGAGAAAACGAAACGTCTTCACGCCAGCGCGCGCGCTGTCGTTTTCCGACAGGTATTTTCGAAGCATATCGATCGCCAGCAGCCAGAAACGCTGTTCGTCGAAATCGAAGTGGCGGTCGAGGAACAAGGCGAGTTCGGCGAGATTGACGCCGAACAGGGCGTCGAACATGAAGTCGCGCACGTCTTCGGGATCGCTCGCCTCCACATAGGAATTGCGATTGACGCGCGCATGCTCGACAGGGGTCGGGGCGAGGTTCGGGCGCGGCGCATCGAGCTTGCTCGGGATGAACCGAACGCCGTCGTGGAAATCCTTCAGCGCAACGCGGACCGGCCATCCCTCGCGATGCACCAAGATCATGTTCTGCTGGTGGCTCTCGAGGGCGACCCCGCGAGCGAGAAGCAGATGGACCACCGGAAGCATCGCCGCACGGAGCAAAGCCGATGTCCATGCCTGCGCGCCATGTCGCCGAATCCAGTTCTCGATTGCCGGCCGGCCGTCGTGATCGAGATGGGTGAGCACCGAAAAAGGCGCGGCTTCTTCGTCGTCGGCAAGAAAGATTCCGATGGGGTCGCGCCAGATCGCCGCTAGAGCGCCGGTCAGTCCTCTGGCCGGATCGTCATCTCTCGGCAAAGCAACGGCGCTGCCCATATGTTCCATGAGAAAAATTGCTCCCGTTTTGCTGAGGAAGGAATCCGAGAATGCGATGTTTCTCAGCCATTCACTGACGATCGGCGCGTTCAAGACCGTATGGCGCGCGAGTGTCCGCGCCGTCGACGTGTTGCGTATGGACAGAGCGAGTTTCAGAGACGGCGCGTGACGTTCGGTTATATCCGACAGCGTGCGGATCGACTGTTGAGGCAGATATCGGCGCTGTGATCTCCCAAGGAGGACGATGCGCGAATCCGCCCTCGGCGCAACCGTTCCCGCTTCCACAATCCTTTCCCATTGCCAGGGATGCACGGGCAGCCAGTGGTAGGCGCTTGGCTCGTCGACCATGCTGGTGAGCACGGCGGCGAATTCTCGCCTGCTCGCCTCGTCGATCGACGCAGCGATAATGGCATGATCTTGGTCCTGCCCGGTGCGAATAGCGCGGCTCGCTACCAGTTCCGGATGGACGGCGAGCCAAACCGGTCGGACGGCGTTAGCGAATTCGGGTCCGTAAGCAAGGTTGTCGCTGGGCGAGAAGCCGACGCGGGATTTGAAGCATGGATGGAGCCGATGCCCATCGGTCAGAGCGCTCTCCGCCTCCTCGAACGGAAGCGCCAATAATTTGGCGCCGCTGGCCGCGCCAAAGCAGAGCGATTGTGCGTGGTTCGACCAGGTACGGAGAATTTCTTCTACGAACTGCGTTCGGGCCTCCCGCGTTCCTGGAAGCGCTGGAAAAAGATCGGTCAGCAGACGTATCGGATCAGGGAGGTTCTGCTCGGTGTCCGATATTCTGCGCACCGAGTCCTCTATGACCAACAGGCGATCGTAGGCGAGCGCACGACGCGCCCGCATCCTATAGAGAAGCGCTCCCGGAAGGACGTCCAGAACGACTTCCACTTCGCGGGAATTGACCGGCTCGATCGAAACCGCGCAGTAGGGCGTGAGGCTTTCGTTCACAAGGGCCGTCAGCAATTGCGAGACGACTCGACGGCCGGCCGCCGCCCACGCGCCAAGATCGATTTGATCATGCGCCCTGGCATAGCTCGGTTCGCATGGGGTCATGGCGAAGCCTCTTCGAGATTTCTAGGACGAATACTGGCGCATCCGGCGCTGAACGGATTGGCGATCATCACGTAATCTGGCGTTTCACCGCGTCCGGCGACGCAACTCATGAGATTGGCTTTGGCGGGCAGGAAAGGCGCGGAAAGAATCTCTTCGATAATTGTTCGGGCTGCGCCCGCTTCCTTCTCGAGCACACTGCGACTCGCCGCCCATAGGCTTTCCTCCCTCATGCCGGAAAGCTCCGCGACGACGGATAAGACGTGGGCGATGTGATTGACGATGACGTAATAGAGAAAACGTCGACGAACCACGTCGCGCTCGTAGAACAAGGCTTCGTCGAGATCGACGACGGACGGACAGGCGCGCTGGAAAACCGCGCGATCGACGGCGACCCCCTCGAGATCGCGCACGAAAAGGCGCCGTGGCCAGCCCCTCTCGAAACCGACGAGGCTGTTTTGCGCATGCGCCTCGAGGCAGAGACCTGTCGTGGCGAACAGCCTGACGAGTGGAAGCAGAACGACATCCATGTATCTTTCGACCCACTCGAATGTCCGTTGCTGTCCATCGAAATGCTGTCCGGCGATGGCGTACAGATTCGGACGAGCTGTGCGGGGATCGCGCTCCGCGAAACCGGCGACGACGATCGGATCGGCGCCTTCGTCGAAGTCGGCCAATCGCAAGAGAAAGCCAGTCTCGGGATAGGTGCGGCGAGAATCCCGCCGGTCGCGCAGGATTCGTCCGCTTGCCTCCCGCAGAATGGAGAGCCCCGCTGCGCGCACCTGCTCTGCGGCCGCCGTGATCGCGCGCGCCCCAGCTATGCTGCGGGCCAACTGCTCTGCGGTGTTCACGCGTGAGAAATTGGTGATGCGAGCTTCGAGAGGAAGTTTGACGAAAAGTTTGCTCTCCTTGAACCAGACGGTCCGCACCGAAGACGTCGGAATTGAGACGTCGCCCGCCGGACCGAGAAGCGACAATATTCCCGATTCCAAATCGTCGCGAATATGCGGAATGTTCCTGAGCCGTTCGGCCTGCCAAGGATGGCAGGGAATGAGCGTCCGTCCGGCGATCACACTCGTGCTCAATCCGGACGCCGCGGTCAGAACGGCGTCGGCGCTCGACATCGACTCTGGCGTGCAACCGTAGCTCTCGACCCGATCGGGTTTCGCCAGCAGCCAGCAGAGCTGAAATCGCGCGTGCCGTTCGGGCCCGTATCTGTCGAAATCGCTCGACGTGAAACCGAGGATGCTCTTTGCGAGTGGATGGAATGGATGTCCGAACCAAAGACCGCGCTCGGCTTGCTCTGCACAAGAGACTAGTTCTTGTTTCGAGAGAAATCTGGCGTGGTTGCGGCTCGATTCGATCGAATGAAGAATCCGTTCGCAGGCTTGACTTCTCTCGTCTGCGGTTCCATCGCCGAGCGAGTCGAGCATGAGGCGGGCGAGATCGAACGGCACGATTTCATCCGCGCTCGTCCGAGAGTCATGGAGCCGAACCGCGTTCCAATCGTGGAATCCGCCTGGCGAGTAGCGTCCGCAGACGGCGAGCAGGGATTGGCGGCCGAGAGGAATCTCCCAGACGGTTGCCGCCGCCTCTGTGGATCTCTCCGCCATCCTCGCGGCGAGCTCTGGGCATCTTTCCCGCACCCAGGTGTTGATCAGCCGGTTTCGTTCCAGACGGTCCCAAAAGGCCGCGGGTTCTTCGCTCGTTGTCGTCATCGATCGCCTCGCACGCTGAGGAGAACCAGCAGTCCAACGGCGGGAAGCCCCGCAGCGAGCGCGAGCGCGCCATCGACGCCGGCAAAGGGAACGACGGCCCCGCATAGCGCAGGCCCGAGAATCTGCCCCAAGGTCACAGCCGTACGGGCCCAGGCGAGCTCTCCGACGCCTTCGTCCGATTGGCGAACGCCGGCGTAGACGGCCGGATTGAGCCCAGAATGAAAGGCTCCGTGCGCGATGCGAAAAGCGATAATCCAGGGCGTGGTCGCTGAAAGGGACAGCGCTGCGCAGGCCGCCGACGTACCCAACAATGAAAATGCGATCGAACGGGTCGCCGCTACGCTTTCGATGACTCGGCTCCAAATGGGGAGGACGATCATCGCGGCTAACCAGGCCGACGCGTGGACCATGCCTGCGGCGCTCGAGTCGAGACGGGCGGCGTCTCGCCTCATCGCCCATTCGGCAAAAAAAGGAATGAAGCCGAAAGCGCCAGCCGTTCCGAACAGGGCGGCGACGATCAGGACGCGATTGCGACCGCCAAGTGCAAAGACCGACTCGGACAATTGGGTCTCGCCTTCGCGTCGTTGCGGTGGATAGAAGTAGGCGCTCCGGAAGAGCAGGGCGCAGGCGGTCGCGAGCGCGACAAGAGCGGCGGCAGCGAAAAACAATAAGACCGAGAGGCGCTGATGCGCGAAAGCCCATCCGCCGAGAATGGGCCCGACGCAGCAGCCCGCGGAGAATGCTTGCTGTAAGTCGATATAGCCGCGCGTGGGACGCGCGCTCGAGCCGTCGATGGCGAGCAGCAGGATGATGCTGCTGCCGGCGGCGCCCTGCAGAGCGCGCCCGATCGCGAATGTCGCGGCGCCATCCGCGATGGCCATGGTTACGTAACTCGCGGCGGTCAACACGCAGGTCGAAGACAGCAGCAGAGACACCTCCCGCCCGCGCGCGAAACGACTCCACAACGGTGTCGCAACCACCGCTGTCGCTGCGGGCGCGGCAGCCGCCACCGCGGTCCAGAAAGACGCCTCCGCTGTCCGACCTCCCGTCAGTTGCTCCAACTGCAACGAGAGGAACGGGATAACGGCGAGTGGGGTGGCGGCCGTCAGGAATTGCACGAGGAGAAGCGAAGCGTGTCGGGAGCTCAGAAGAGACGCGCTCATGCGACCTGCTCCGGATTCGCGAGCGGGTTTTTCGCCCGGCCGATCGCACTTGGCATGCCGAGGCCGAGTTGCGTGGTTGCGAGAAGAGGAGTCAAAATCTGCTTGAAAGGCCATTCTCGATCATCGAGAAAAGCGGTTCTCAGCCGCTCGCGAATATCCGGCGGCGCCTCGAGCGTCTCGATCTCCCGCGTAGTGACGCGCCGGAGCAGGCGCTTCGAGGCGTGAAGCTCGAGGCGCCCCGAACGATCGACCGCTTCGCAAATCGCACGCAGGGCGACATCGAACAGCAGTGTCTGCGCATAGGCGATCAGATCCTCCGGGCGCTCCAGGAGCATGGTCGCACGGCCGGGGTCCTTGATCAGATAGGCCGGCGGCTGAAGGCCCGCTCTCCTCAGCCATTCCGGTAGGCAGCGCACCGTGTCGTGATCGCGCAGCACGATCCTGGTAGGCTGCCCACTAACCAGCTCGATCAGGACGTTCTGACCGTGCATCTCCGGCATGAAGCCGCAATGCAGCGCCTCGATGGCAACGCCGATGACGAGCCGAAAGAGCTCCTCGAGAAAGCCTTCGACACTTGTTCCGGGCCGAATTTCGAGCGCCTGTTCGATCGCCGGAGGCAATCCCGCACATGGCGCGACGGAAAAGCTCGCCAACGGGACCAGCGCCGTGTCGTTGGCGGAGACAGGAAGGTCGCGAATGGCGCAACCGAGAACGGCCGTCCGCGGTGCGAATATGTCGTGCGAGGCTTCGTCGAAAGTCCAGAAGCGTGTTTCGTCGGCGATCCGAACCCGCGGAGCGATGGTCGGTCTGCGCGAGCAGGCTTGCTCCAGCAGCGCTGCGCCCATCAATCCGTTATGAAGCGACTGAGCGCTCATGAGCCGGTGCACGCCGAGCGTACAGACATCCAAGGGGAGCTTGATGTGGCGATGCGGATTTGCAGCAATTGCAACCGTTCTCAAAGACGATGTTGCAGAAACGAGTGGTCCGATGAGCTCCAGAGCAACGATCTCGCCCGAGGCTAATTCGGGGGCGAATTCAAGAGCGACCGCAGTGTCCAAATGCCAAGGGTGAACAGGTAGCGCGATATGACTCTCCGCAAGGCCGCTTCGCGCCATTTTTTCCGTCAACGCTTCCGCCTGGGGCGGGTCGAGGATGAAATCCGCCGGCTCACCGCGTTCCATCGCGGGAGACATCCGGATACGATCACGCGGCGCCGCACACCAACGCAGCGCAAATAAGCGCCCAAACTCCGCTCCATAGGATTCGATTTCGTCCCGTCCCCAGCCTCCCCTGCCGCGCGCAAGAGGATGGAAAGGCCTGTCGCGCCACGCCGCTAACTGCTCCCAGATCGAATTGTCGCCCTTTGCGAGGGCGAGCTTGCTCTCATTCTCGAGGCGAGGAACGGCTTTCTCCAGAAACTCGAAATTTTGAACGGTATCGTCGAGTTGACGTATGGTGCGATCGAGTATGGCGAGATCGAGATCGCTCAGACTCGAAAGCGCAATCCACAACAGATCTCTAGCATTTAGTGTCCGAAGGACATCCCCCGACGAGCGCTCGAAGACCGCCACCGGTCGAAGCTCCTCGCGCCAGGCGTCCCAAGCCAACTCCGCCGAAAGCGCGTGCTCGCCGAGGCGCAAGCAGGCAGTCGCTCGGCCGTCTCGGGCTTCGACCAGCATCCGAGAGCGAAAGCCCGCGATGTCCTCCGTCCACAAGAGTTCCAGAAGCTCCGCGAGCACAGGGTCGGCTGAGGCGATGAGCGGTTGGCGCATGATCGACCTCAAAACAAATCGAGCATTGTTCCGACGTCTTCTGCTTCCGCGCGGCGGAGAATAGCCCGCGCGCAGACAATGTCGTCGATCGCCATTCCCATCGGGTTGAGCAGAATAATTTCTTCGGCGTTCTCGCGGCCTGGCTTGGAGCCGACGACAATCTCGCCGAGTTCCGCATAGAGCTGCCGCCTCGAGAAGGCGCCCGCCTCGACGAGTTGATTGATGATCTTTTTTTCGCGGTTGGACTGATCCCAGTCGTCCACGACGACCTTGTCCGCCCTCAGGAAGACTTCTTTCTCCACGTCCATTATGGAGACATTGGCGAGGAATGTTCCCGGCGAGAGCCACTCGAATTGCAAGTATGGCCGATCGGTTACCGTACAGGTCACCACCACGTCCGCTCCCTCAATGGCGGCGCGAGGCTGCTCGACAGGCACGAATTCTACGTCGGGAAACGCGGCTTGCGCCCATTGAACGCCTTCGCTGAGGTTTCTCGCATGGACGTCGTGAAGACGGATCTCTCGAATGTGTGGAAATTGCTCGCAGAACATTTCGATCTGCGTGCGTCCGATTGGGCCGCAACCGATAATCGCTACGCGATCGAATAGTGGCTTCGCGAGGCGACGGCAGGCTACGCCCGTTACAGCAGCAGTGCGCAGAGCGCTGATCCGACCCGCCTCGAGAATTGCGATCGGGAAATGCGTGCTGGGGTCGTTCAGGACGATGACGGCGCTCGCTCGTTCGATGGACCGGGCGGACGGGTTGTCGTGTTTCGATCCGATCCATTTGAGCCCGGCGATCGGATCATTTCCGCCGATCCAGGCAGGCATTGCAATGATGCGGTCGGCGATATGGGAGGAACGGGGACTGCGTAAATAGGGCTTCAGCGGCTGTGCATAGTCGCCCGCGGCATGAAGTCGGAAACCGTCTTCCACCGCTTGCATGTAGAGTTCGGAACGATCGCCCCCGAGAGAAGCGATGTCGGTGCGAGAGAGAAAACGCAATACATGAGTGGTCGCCGGCGTATGACGGGCGATATCGAGAGCGCTCATTGATGTAGACCTCAGGAAGGGAAAGATGCTTTTGGTCAGCTAAGATCGGTTGATGCTTTGCAGTTCGCGGAACCTGGTGAGGACTCTATGCGACTCATCGAGAGGTCGCCGCACACGATCGCTCTCAGATAGCCAGTTACGATTGTAGACGGTGTCGAGATAACGCTCGCCGCGATCGGGCATGATCGTGACGATGACAGCGCCCCGCGGAAGCCGAGGGGCCATTTTTTCAATTGCTGCGATAATTGACCCCGAGGAACCGCCCGCAAGAAGTCCTTCTTCGCGAACGAGCCGATGGCAACCCTGCATAGACTCCCAATCGGTCACATAGACGACCTCGTCAATCTCGCGCGTGTCGAGCTGTTCTGGAACACGGCTGGCGCCGATGCCCGGAAGCCGTCTCTTTCCACCTGGAGAGCCGAATATGACGGAGCCAACGACATCGACGGCCACGATACGAACGGTTGGCCATGCTTCGCGTAGTCGACGTGCTACCCCCATGATCGTTCCGCATGTGCTGACGCCGATAAAGGCGTGTGTCGGCTCGACCGGCATGTCTCTTACAATTTCCGCTCCGACGCCTTCGTAATGAGATCGTCGGTTGTCTGGATTGGCGTACTGATTCAGCCAGACGGCGTTGGGTAGTTCGTCCAGAAGTCGGCGTACGCGACAAATTCGCGATTGCAAATAGCCGCCTTCTTCGTCCTTTTCATCGACGAGCTCGATTTTGCCTCCGTAAGTCTCGATCAGCTCGCGGTTGTTTTTCGTGATGTTTGGATCGATGACGGCCGTAAACTCCAGCTTCATCTGTCGTGCGATCATTGCGATGGCGATGGCGAGGTTTCCGGACGAACTCTCGACCAAATGGCTAGCTTTAGTGATTTTGCCGTCAGCCATCGCTTGTCGGATCATGAACAAGGCCGGACGATCCTTGATACTGCCTCCGGGGTTGAACATTTCCAACTTGGCGAACAGCCTGATCG
It contains:
- a CDS encoding PepSY-associated TM helix domain-containing protein; its protein translation is MLLHRWIGLVAGALLVLIGLTGSFNVFYREIDAALNPALYNPLGSERNVTAAEAMQAAAAADPAPITSIIAPDTTWPVWIAIHAHGKGPHSDLWTTMIDPSNGAVLGRRDYTNAFVFTIYRLHSSLLLREWWGRELVGVLGLCLLCSALSGLYLWWPRPGRVWRSMSLRKGVSPQRFVVDIHNAAGAWTLPALAMIAATGVGIVFPDVMRPVIGLISIATPYPSPKVATPLDKNARKLSADQILERARAAQPGANIALLNPPTESRNTWRVLFRPAGADPALRSRGAIWLDPWTGDIVHARTSDVMSAGDRYVTEQLWLHNGATFGAIGRLAAFVSGFAPLVLFVTGFVMWRNKRRARRLANSNSRQRVSGNLGSLPDML
- a CDS encoding type III PLP-dependent enzyme, with translation MTAFAPSLEMIEHLVSRDRPVSAFIHDLDALDRHARRLVSALPPGADLFYAIKANSDPAILRTLAPIVAGFEVASAGEIRKVREAIGDDARIIMGGPARTATDFAAVVDHVVERVHIESIHLLHLANAVAEARNTTLPILLRVNLSGPVPGATITMGGRPTQFGIDESEIDEAVAALAACPHLRFDGFHLHTVSNNLDAETHADFCLEALSRARRIADRHGLDLRVVNLGGGWGVNYARIDALFDVDCLARRLRDALAPGVPQIQFECGRIVAAYCTVYVSEVVDVKTNHGKAFALLRGGSHHFRLPSAWRHRHPFIVINRENWPWKWPRRAHTDCLVTVTGELCTPKDVLLDAEPLSTLRIGDLVCFLLAGAYGWDISHHDFLSNAHPERIFLPARQAGGDKER
- a CDS encoding HpcH/HpaI aldolase family protein, with the translated sequence MNARLRLRSLLDQGQPAGGLFLSLPAPQIVEIAAVAGFDFVLIDLEHTLIGGRELEELIAAADRSGISALVRVADARSERILPVLDAGAAGIVVARVSSLEDAREAIRRARYAPLGNRGLNAGRLGRFGDCDLPALLRQLDRETLLIALIEDAVGLAAAEEIASLPGLDGLLLGAADYSQSIGVPWQTTAESVRAADRQLAAIARRTGRYFFAIPRRDEDVVDHLRDGALGIIAGNDRGVLRQALSSKDRLWREIYRRQEIGSRRIEDE
- a CDS encoding IucA/IucC family protein; this encodes MTPCEPSYARAHDQIDLGAWAAAGRRVVSQLLTALVNESLTPYCAVSIEPVNSREVEVVLDVLPGALLYRMRARRALAYDRLLVIEDSVRRISDTEQNLPDPIRLLTDLFPALPGTREARTQFVEEILRTWSNHAQSLCFGAASGAKLLALPFEEAESALTDGHRLHPCFKSRVGFSPSDNLAYGPEFANAVRPVWLAVHPELVASRAIRTGQDQDHAIIAASIDEASRREFAAVLTSMVDEPSAYHWLPVHPWQWERIVEAGTVAPRADSRIVLLGRSQRRYLPQQSIRTLSDITERHAPSLKLALSIRNTSTARTLARHTVLNAPIVSEWLRNIAFSDSFLSKTGAIFLMEHMGSAVALPRDDDPARGLTGALAAIWRDPIGIFLADDEEAAPFSVLTHLDHDGRPAIENWIRRHGAQAWTSALLRAAMLPVVHLLLARGVALESHQQNMILVHREGWPVRVALKDFHDGVRFIPSKLDAPRPNLAPTPVEHARVNRNSYVEASDPEDVRDFMFDALFGVNLAELALFLDRHFDFDEQRFWLLAIDMLRKYLSENDSARAGVKTFRFLDPSVAVEDLARRRLEPDATSGRRARNPLVGLNGDIVGMLS
- a CDS encoding IucA/IucC family protein, with the translated sequence MTTTSEEPAAFWDRLERNRLINTWVRERCPELAARMAERSTEAAATVWEIPLGRQSLLAVCGRYSPGGFHDWNAVRLHDSRTSADEIVPFDLARLMLDSLGDGTADERSQACERILHSIESSRNHARFLSKQELVSCAEQAERGLWFGHPFHPLAKSILGFTSSDFDRYGPERHARFQLCWLLAKPDRVESYGCTPESMSSADAVLTAASGLSTSVIAGRTLIPCHPWQAERLRNIPHIRDDLESGILSLLGPAGDVSIPTSSVRTVWFKESKLFVKLPLEARITNFSRVNTAEQLARSIAGARAITAAAEQVRAAGLSILREASGRILRDRRDSRRTYPETGFLLRLADFDEGADPIVVAGFAERDPRTARPNLYAIAGQHFDGQQRTFEWVERYMDVVLLPLVRLFATTGLCLEAHAQNSLVGFERGWPRRLFVRDLEGVAVDRAVFQRACPSVVDLDEALFYERDVVRRRFLYYVIVNHIAHVLSVVAELSGMREESLWAASRSVLEKEAGAARTIIEEILSAPFLPAKANLMSCVAGRGETPDYVMIANPFSAGCASIRPRNLEEASP
- a CDS encoding MFS transporter; the protein is MSASLLSSRHASLLLVQFLTAATPLAVIPFLSLQLEQLTGGRTAEASFWTAVAAAAPAATAVVATPLWSRFARGREVSLLLSSTCVLTAASYVTMAIADGAATFAIGRALQGAAGSSIILLLAIDGSSARPTRGYIDLQQAFSAGCCVGPILGGWAFAHQRLSVLLFFAAAALVALATACALLFRSAYFYPPQRREGETQLSESVFALGGRNRVLIVAALFGTAGAFGFIPFFAEWAMRRDAARLDSSAAGMVHASAWLAAMIVLPIWSRVIESVAATRSIAFSLLGTSAACAALSLSATTPWIIAFRIAHGAFHSGLNPAVYAGVRQSDEGVGELAWARTAVTLGQILGPALCGAVVPFAGVDGALALAAGLPAVGLLVLLSVRGDR
- a CDS encoding IucA/IucC family protein, with translation MRQPLIASADPVLAELLELLWTEDIAGFRSRMLVEARDGRATACLRLGEHALSAELAWDAWREELRPVAVFERSSGDVLRTLNARDLLWIALSSLSDLDLAILDRTIRQLDDTVQNFEFLEKAVPRLENESKLALAKGDNSIWEQLAAWRDRPFHPLARGRGGWGRDEIESYGAEFGRLFALRWCAAPRDRIRMSPAMERGEPADFILDPPQAEALTEKMARSGLAESHIALPVHPWHLDTAVALEFAPELASGEIVALELIGPLVSATSSLRTVAIAANPHRHIKLPLDVCTLGVHRLMSAQSLHNGLMGAALLEQACSRRPTIAPRVRIADETRFWTFDEASHDIFAPRTAVLGCAIRDLPVSANDTALVPLASFSVAPCAGLPPAIEQALEIRPGTSVEGFLEELFRLVIGVAIEALHCGFMPEMHGQNVLIELVSGQPTRIVLRDHDTVRCLPEWLRRAGLQPPAYLIKDPGRATMLLERPEDLIAYAQTLLFDVALRAICEAVDRSGRLELHASKRLLRRVTTREIETLEAPPDIRERLRTAFLDDREWPFKQILTPLLATTQLGLGMPSAIGRAKNPLANPEQVA
- the sbnB gene encoding 2,3-diaminopropionate biosynthesis protein SbnB, whose amino-acid sequence is MSALDIARHTPATTHVLRFLSRTDIASLGGDRSELYMQAVEDGFRLHAAGDYAQPLKPYLRSPRSSHIADRIIAMPAWIGGNDPIAGLKWIGSKHDNPSARSIERASAVIVLNDPSTHFPIAILEAGRISALRTAAVTGVACRRLAKPLFDRVAIIGCGPIGRTQIEMFCEQFPHIREIRLHDVHARNLSEGVQWAQAAFPDVEFVPVEQPRAAIEGADVVVTCTVTDRPYLQFEWLSPGTFLANVSIMDVEKEVFLRADKVVVDDWDQSNREKKIINQLVEAGAFSRRQLYAELGEIVVGSKPGRENAEEIILLNPMGMAIDDIVCARAILRRAEAEDVGTMLDLF